One Myxococcus stipitatus DNA segment encodes these proteins:
- a CDS encoding SDR family NAD(P)-dependent oxidoreductase, which yields MTDWAIVTGASRGIGQAVAARFRQEGWGVVTLSRTPCPVPGVVDVNVDLGTPGWEGAVGAVLRDTLGRRAGGRVCVVHNAALYAHDDALSLDAAHLRRVLEVNLVAPAVLNRLAREYLTEGSSILYVGSTLSEKAVRGAASYVTSKHALVGLMRATCQDLAGTRIHTACVCPGFTDTELLASHLGGRQEALAMARNKTTFGRLITPEEIADIVSFCARTPTVNGAVLHANLGQVET from the coding sequence ATGACTGACTGGGCCATCGTCACGGGAGCCAGCCGGGGCATCGGGCAGGCCGTCGCCGCGCGCTTCCGCCAGGAGGGCTGGGGCGTGGTGACGCTGTCGCGCACCCCCTGCCCCGTGCCCGGCGTGGTCGACGTCAACGTGGACCTGGGAACCCCCGGGTGGGAGGGCGCCGTCGGCGCCGTGCTGCGCGACACGCTGGGCAGGCGCGCGGGCGGCCGCGTGTGCGTCGTGCACAACGCGGCGCTGTACGCGCACGACGACGCGCTGTCGCTCGACGCGGCGCACCTGCGCCGGGTGCTGGAGGTCAACCTCGTCGCGCCCGCGGTGCTCAACCGCCTGGCGCGGGAGTACCTGACCGAGGGCTCCTCCATCCTCTACGTGGGCTCCACCCTGTCGGAGAAGGCGGTGCGGGGCGCGGCGTCCTACGTCACGTCGAAGCACGCCCTCGTCGGGCTGATGCGAGCCACCTGCCAGGACCTGGCGGGCACGCGCATCCACACCGCCTGCGTGTGCCCCGGCTTCACGGACACGGAGCTGCTGGCCTCGCACCTGGGAGGTCGCCAGGAGGCGCTCGCCATGGCCCGGAACAAGACGACCTTCGGCCGCCTCATCACCCCGGAGGAGATCGCCGACATCGTCTCATTCTGCGCGAGGACGCCGACGGTGAACGGCGCCGTCCTCCACGCCAACCTCGGTCAGGTCGAGACCTGA